The following are from one region of the Syntrophobacterales bacterium genome:
- a CDS encoding sulfite exporter TauE/SafE family protein, which produces MIVDGLVVVILLVVFASALVRTVSGFGNALVAMPLLALTGIGMKTATPLVALLSLVLAVCILLQNWKDVDLRSAWRLLAATALGIPLGTFVVKSAYEDVGKILLALIIIGFSGYSLAKPQLDALKKEWLAYPFGFIAGILGGAYNSNGPPVVIYGTLRRWRPDEFRATLQGYFLPSSIIIVAGHGIGGLWSPAVLHYFLLSLPVTLLALLLGRRLQRFILPGRFDRLIHVMLIIIGMLLLFQAVFA; this is translated from the coding sequence ATGATTGTTGACGGCCTCGTGGTTGTCATTCTGCTCGTTGTTTTTGCCTCCGCCCTGGTGCGTACGGTTTCCGGTTTCGGAAACGCCCTGGTCGCCATGCCCCTGCTGGCGCTGACCGGAATCGGCATGAAAACGGCGACTCCGCTTGTAGCACTCCTCTCGCTCGTTCTGGCCGTTTGCATCCTGCTGCAAAACTGGAAGGACGTGGATTTGCGCAGCGCCTGGCGTCTTCTGGCGGCAACCGCACTGGGCATTCCGCTCGGAACCTTCGTCGTGAAAAGCGCTTACGAAGACGTGGGAAAAATTTTGCTTGCCCTGATCATCATCGGGTTTTCCGGCTATTCCCTGGCCAAGCCGCAGCTGGACGCGCTGAAGAAGGAATGGCTGGCCTATCCCTTTGGCTTTATTGCCGGCATCCTGGGCGGGGCCTATAACTCCAACGGTCCTCCGGTAGTCATCTATGGTACGCTGCGCCGCTGGCGACCCGACGAATTCCGGGCAACATTGCAGGGTTATTTCCTGCCGTCGAGCATTATCATCGTTGCCGGCCACGGCATAGGAGGCCTCTGGAGTCCGGCCGTACTCCATTACTTTCTGCTTTCGCTGCCGGTTACGCTCCTTGCCTTATTGCTCGGGAGGCGGCTCCAGCGTTTTATTCTGCCGGGGCGTTTCGACCGGCTGATCCACGTAATGCTGATCATCATCGGAATGCTGCTTCTTTTCCAGGCGGTTTTTGCTTGA
- a CDS encoding aldehyde ferredoxin oxidoreductase family protein encodes MLTNSSNGMILHVDLSSGIADRETLPAEDARKFIGGNGFAAKLIGERVPANVDPLGEKNGVAIAVGPLTDTPLWGTSRAHMAVISPLTGLFCDSNFGGAFAIAQKRTGLTAIFIQGKAARPVYLFINEDKAEIRDASHVWGKTTEETIVMLQGECGKGSVCMAIGPAGERKIPFANVVAGGQRLGTAGRGGQGAVMGSKNLKAVVVKGGLKTAVADGDGLRVFLTEKFPELKKSKGLMTSFGTGALPGLINAKGMIGTRNNTRETFDEWREISADYFLPNCGAGLSACPGCVLACGKNVTVGAGEYEGQTVKMPEYETIYALGSMLDNPDLNSLFNAAHLCDLLGMDTISLGVTLAFVAECSERGIVTEADLGGRVNFSDGKGLAELVKLTARQEGVGKLLAMGSRRLSELFGKDSAKYLYEVKGLEIAGHSARGLRELSLGYAVATRGGSHHDTRPFYPGTHPDPGFATRPEYVVKSNHFTSVGDSLVICRFIEEGILGPTAIGENMARAVNLITGWGIDAAWLERCGESIYNLERLINCRRGVTRKDDTLPWRVMHEPIPAGPSEGRFCPPEALSEMLDRYYQMRGWDKDGVPTPEKLRELGLPTAPPWDS; translated from the coding sequence ATGCTGACGAACAGTTCTAACGGAATGATTCTCCATGTTGATCTCTCATCAGGCATTGCCGACCGGGAAACGCTGCCGGCTGAAGACGCCCGCAAATTCATCGGCGGGAACGGATTCGCGGCGAAACTGATCGGTGAGCGCGTTCCCGCAAATGTCGATCCGCTCGGCGAAAAAAACGGCGTGGCGATCGCCGTAGGCCCCCTGACCGACACCCCGCTATGGGGGACAAGCCGCGCCCACATGGCCGTCATTTCCCCGCTGACCGGCCTGTTTTGCGACTCCAATTTTGGCGGCGCTTTTGCCATTGCCCAAAAGCGCACCGGATTGACAGCGATCTTTATTCAGGGCAAGGCTGCCCGGCCGGTTTATCTTTTTATCAATGAAGACAAAGCGGAGATTCGCGATGCTTCCCATGTCTGGGGGAAAACGACCGAAGAGACGATCGTGATGCTTCAGGGCGAATGCGGCAAGGGGTCTGTCTGCATGGCAATCGGTCCGGCGGGCGAAAGAAAAATCCCCTTCGCCAACGTCGTCGCTGGCGGCCAGAGGCTCGGCACGGCCGGCCGCGGCGGCCAGGGGGCCGTCATGGGCTCGAAAAATCTCAAGGCTGTCGTAGTCAAAGGCGGCCTGAAAACAGCCGTTGCCGACGGGGATGGGCTCCGTGTTTTTCTTACGGAGAAGTTCCCGGAGCTGAAAAAAAGCAAGGGACTCATGACAAGTTTCGGGACCGGGGCGCTCCCCGGCCTGATAAATGCCAAGGGGATGATCGGAACCCGCAACAATACCCGGGAAACCTTTGACGAATGGCGGGAGATCTCCGCCGATTATTTCCTACCGAACTGCGGGGCGGGGCTCTCCGCCTGCCCCGGCTGCGTGCTGGCCTGCGGGAAGAACGTCACTGTTGGCGCTGGCGAGTATGAGGGGCAGACGGTAAAAATGCCGGAATACGAGACCATCTATGCGCTGGGCTCCATGCTGGACAATCCCGACCTCAACTCCCTCTTCAACGCGGCGCATCTTTGCGATTTGCTGGGCATGGACACCATTTCGCTGGGGGTGACGCTGGCCTTCGTTGCGGAATGCAGCGAACGGGGGATCGTCACGGAAGCAGATTTGGGGGGACGCGTAAATTTTTCGGATGGCAAAGGGCTGGCGGAGCTGGTAAAACTGACCGCCCGGCAGGAGGGGGTCGGCAAGCTTCTCGCAATGGGCTCCCGAAGGCTAAGCGAGCTATTCGGCAAGGATTCCGCAAAATATCTGTACGAGGTCAAGGGGCTGGAGATAGCAGGGCACTCGGCGCGGGGCCTCCGCGAGCTGTCCTTGGGATACGCCGTCGCCACCCGGGGGGGAAGCCACCACGATACCCGCCCCTTTTATCCGGGAACGCATCCGGATCCGGGGTTTGCCACGCGCCCCGAATATGTCGTCAAAAGCAACCATTTCACCAGCGTCGGGGACTCGCTTGTCATCTGCCGCTTCATCGAAGAGGGGATTCTCGGACCCACCGCAATCGGGGAGAACATGGCGCGAGCGGTCAACCTGATTACTGGCTGGGGCATCGATGCCGCCTGGCTGGAGCGCTGCGGCGAGAGTATCTATAATCTGGAGCGGCTCATCAATTGCCGGCGCGGGGTGACCAGAAAAGACGATACCCTGCCCTGGCGGGTAATGCACGAGCCCATCCCCGCGGGACCTTCCGAGGGACGGTTTTGCCCGCCGGAAGCCCTGTCGGAAATGCTGGATCGGTACTACCAGATGCGCGGCTGGGACAAGGACGGCGTCCCGACACCGGAGAAGCTCAGGGAACTCGGCTTGCCGACAGCGCCTCCCTGGGATAGTTGA
- a CDS encoding GGDEF domain-containing protein, with the protein MHILALLEKQGKIFKLAVSFALLAAIGILDFFTGQKLAISLFYLLPIAFVTWFLGRWPGIVVVLAGVLVLFAAGIYSGHIYQNEIVAVLNILIRFSLFVFVLLLLSALKSALEREKALASTDYLTGAANARRFFELLGLECHRLQRYGRPFTLVYLDLDNFKEVNDRFGHPEGDRALRAIVRYTREHLRKIDVIA; encoded by the coding sequence ATGCATATTCTTGCTCTCCTGGAAAAACAGGGTAAAATTTTCAAGCTGGCGGTCAGTTTTGCCCTGCTCGCAGCAATCGGCATCCTGGATTTTTTTACCGGACAAAAGCTCGCCATTTCGCTGTTTTATCTGCTGCCGATTGCTTTTGTCACCTGGTTTCTCGGCAGATGGCCAGGGATCGTCGTTGTCCTTGCCGGCGTTCTGGTGCTGTTTGCGGCGGGTATTTACTCCGGGCATATCTACCAGAACGAAATTGTTGCTGTTTTAAATATTTTGATCAGATTCTCGTTATTTGTTTTTGTCTTGTTGCTCCTGTCGGCATTGAAAAGCGCCTTGGAGCGGGAAAAGGCATTGGCATCCACGGATTACCTGACCGGCGCGGCCAATGCCCGCCGTTTTTTTGAACTGCTGGGGCTGGAATGTCACCGTCTGCAACGATATGGACGCCCCTTCACGTTAGTCTATTTAGACCTTGACAATTTTAAGGAAGTCAACGATCGTTTCGGACATCCGGAAGGAGACCGGGCTCTTCGCGCCATCGTTCGTTACACCCGGGAGCATTTGCGGAAAATTGATGTGATTGCGC